From one Phycisphaerae bacterium genomic stretch:
- a CDS encoding SUMF1/EgtB/PvdO family nonheme iron enzyme, which translates to MKLTNVAIVVLGVCTIAHATRADGVIIQTVPVGNLGNAPELSGAAAGGEGPTDFCGYVDHDYAIGKYEITAGQYTAFLNAVATTDTHGLYNTAMWSDAQGCHISRGGSPGSYVYAVDPDWADRPVNLVSWGDAARFCNWLHNGQPTGAQDLGTTEDGSYLLNGASSNSSLMAVERKAGATWVIPTEDEWYKAAYHANDGATGNYFDYPAGSDAVPANVVMTPDPGNNGNFFDTTFSVSAPYYRTPVGTFSNSASPYGTFDQGGNVWEWNEEVVSDADRGARGGSFASASERLHASTRSFALASQESVGIGFRIARVGADPVPAASQWGVGALALLVLTAGTLCIREWS; encoded by the coding sequence ATGAAGTTGACGAACGTCGCAATCGTGGTTCTGGGCGTTTGTACGATCGCTCACGCAACCCGGGCGGACGGCGTCATCATCCAGACTGTCCCCGTGGGGAATTTAGGAAACGCGCCGGAATTGTCGGGGGCGGCGGCCGGTGGCGAGGGGCCCACGGATTTCTGCGGGTACGTAGACCACGATTACGCCATCGGCAAATACGAGATTACCGCCGGTCAGTACACCGCCTTTCTCAACGCCGTGGCCACGACAGATACGCATGGGCTTTACAACACCGCGATGTGGAGCGATGCGCAGGGCTGCCACATTTCACGTGGCGGTTCGCCGGGCAGCTATGTGTACGCGGTCGATCCGGATTGGGCGGACCGGCCGGTGAACCTGGTCTCGTGGGGGGACGCGGCGCGGTTCTGCAATTGGCTGCACAACGGTCAGCCCACTGGTGCGCAAGACCTTGGTACGACGGAGGACGGATCGTATTTGCTGAACGGCGCGTCAAGCAATTCCTCGTTGATGGCGGTGGAGCGAAAGGCCGGCGCCACGTGGGTCATTCCAACTGAAGATGAGTGGTATAAGGCCGCCTACCACGCGAATGACGGGGCGACGGGAAACTACTTTGATTATCCCGCGGGCAGCGATGCCGTGCCGGCGAACGTGGTCATGACGCCGGACCCGGGCAACAACGGCAATTTCTTCGACACGACGTTCTCCGTTTCTGCGCCGTATTACCGAACCCCGGTGGGAACTTTCAGCAACTCGGCGAGTCCCTACGGAACGTTCGACCAGGGGGGCAACGTCTGGGAATGGAATGAGGAAGTCGTCTCGGATGCGGACCGTGGGGCGCGCGGCGGGTCGTTCGCGAGTGCCTCGGAACGGCTGCACGCATCAACGCGAAGTTTCGCGCTGGCTTCGCAAGAAAGCGTGGGGATCGGTTTTCGCATAGCACGGGTTGGCGCCGATCCCGTGCCGGCAGCGTCTCAGTGGGGCGTGGGAGCGTTGGCGCTGTTGGTGCTGACGGCCGGTACGCTTTGCATCCGGGAGTGGTCGTAA
- the murA gene encoding UDP-N-acetylglucosamine 1-carboxyvinyltransferase, producing the protein MDRFEIVGGARLKGAVQISGAKNAALPIMAATLMVEGETVLRNVPDLADVRQMLTLLEKLGVKSHRGEDGRLHLRVDDEMNVHADYDLVSKMRASVCVMGPLLAKRRRSQVSMPGGCAIGDRPIDLHVSGLIALGAESDLVNGDVVLRAKKLKGADIFLGGRFGSSVTATANVMMAAALAEGRTVIEAAACEPEVTDLANFLNACGARITGQGTPQIVVDGVASLQGTEHRVIPDRIEAGTFIVAAAITNGDLELHGARMDHLRAVVDRLRHVGVIIESIEKGIGVSSARRLEPVEITTQPYPGFPTDLQAQAMALLCLADGNSVITEKIFPDRFLHVGELSRMGAHLRKEGPTVIVEGVKRFIGAPVMASDLRASAALVLAGLAAKGTTVVQRVYHIDRGYEKIEQKLAGVGATIRRVSDGQG; encoded by the coding sequence ATGGATCGGTTCGAAATCGTCGGGGGAGCTCGGCTCAAGGGTGCGGTGCAGATCAGCGGTGCCAAGAATGCGGCACTGCCCATCATGGCGGCGACGCTGATGGTCGAGGGCGAAACCGTGCTGCGCAACGTGCCCGACCTGGCCGACGTGCGGCAGATGCTCACCCTGCTGGAAAAACTCGGCGTGAAGAGCCATCGCGGCGAGGACGGGCGGCTGCATCTTCGCGTCGACGACGAGATGAACGTCCACGCCGATTACGACCTCGTGAGCAAGATGCGGGCGAGCGTCTGCGTGATGGGCCCGCTTTTGGCGAAGCGGCGGCGCTCGCAGGTCTCCATGCCCGGGGGGTGCGCCATCGGGGACCGGCCGATCGATCTGCACGTGTCCGGGCTGATCGCACTCGGCGCCGAATCCGACCTGGTCAACGGCGACGTGGTCTTGCGCGCCAAGAAGCTCAAGGGTGCGGACATCTTCCTGGGCGGGCGGTTCGGCTCGTCGGTGACGGCGACGGCCAACGTGATGATGGCGGCGGCGCTGGCCGAGGGCCGGACCGTCATCGAGGCCGCGGCGTGCGAGCCGGAAGTGACCGATCTGGCGAATTTCCTTAATGCCTGTGGCGCGCGGATCACGGGGCAGGGTACGCCGCAGATCGTGGTCGACGGCGTTGCGTCGCTCCAAGGAACGGAGCATCGCGTGATTCCCGACCGTATCGAAGCGGGGACGTTCATCGTGGCCGCGGCGATCACCAATGGTGACCTGGAACTTCACGGGGCGCGGATGGATCATCTTCGGGCGGTGGTGGATCGCCTGCGACACGTGGGTGTCATCATCGAGTCGATCGAGAAGGGCATCGGCGTTTCCTCGGCGCGGCGGCTCGAGCCGGTGGAGATCACCACGCAACCGTATCCGGGATTTCCCACGGACCTACAGGCGCAGGCTATGGCACTGCTCTGCCTGGCGGACGGAAACAGTGTGATTACGGAGAAGATATTCCCGGATCGGTTCCTGCACGTGGGCGAGTTGAGTCGCATGGGGGCCCATCTGCGAAAGGAGGGGCCGACGGTGATCGTGGAAGGGGTGAAGCGGTTTATCGGGGCGCCGGTGATGGCGTCGGACCTGCGGGCGTCGGCCGCGCTCGTCCTGGCAGGATTGGCGGCCAAGGGCACGACGGTGGTGCAGCGAGTGTACCATATTGATCGGGGGTACGAGAAGATCGAGCAGAAGCTGGCGGGGGTGGGGGCAACGATCCGAAGGGTGAGCGACGGGCAGGGGTAG
- the prmC gene encoding peptide chain release factor N(5)-glutamine methyltransferase → MSDAPWTVRRLLDWTAGYFGRLGLSEARLSAEVLLAHVLACKRIELYTRFDAVPDEPSLARFRELVKRAGSAEPIAYLVGEREFYSLPIRVTREVLIPRPETETLVERVIDHCRALSLKEPKLLDLGTGSGCIAVAVLRHVPGARVVASDVSSAALNIARENAERHGVHERMTLAEADRLALPAEVIPAGGFDVIMSNPPYIGAGDVGGLEACIRDFEPHAALTDGEDGLSFYRMLAEDSAALLAPGGAVFVEIGNGQAAEVIRLMTAGGKFEHCRTWKDPVVGAERVLWFRKSHEATMPRSHEGEERQQATGNRQPATSNRQQEEGA, encoded by the coding sequence GTGTCCGACGCACCATGGACGGTTCGTCGCCTGCTCGATTGGACCGCGGGCTATTTCGGCCGGTTGGGCCTGTCGGAGGCGCGCCTTTCGGCCGAGGTGCTCCTGGCCCACGTTCTCGCCTGCAAACGTATCGAACTCTACACGCGATTCGATGCCGTCCCCGATGAGCCGAGCCTGGCTCGATTCCGCGAGCTTGTAAAGCGGGCGGGGTCGGCCGAGCCTATCGCCTACCTCGTGGGCGAACGGGAGTTCTATTCCCTGCCCATCAGGGTCACGCGGGAGGTGCTCATCCCTCGACCTGAAACTGAGACGCTCGTCGAACGCGTGATCGATCATTGCCGGGCGCTCTCGCTGAAAGAGCCGAAACTGCTCGATTTGGGGACGGGTAGCGGGTGCATCGCCGTGGCGGTTCTGCGGCACGTTCCCGGTGCTCGAGTCGTGGCCAGTGACGTTTCTTCGGCAGCGCTGAACATCGCGCGGGAGAACGCCGAGCGGCACGGGGTGCACGAGCGAATGACGCTGGCGGAGGCCGATCGGCTGGCGTTGCCAGCGGAGGTGATTCCTGCGGGCGGGTTTGACGTGATCATGTCCAATCCGCCGTACATCGGCGCGGGGGATGTCGGCGGGCTGGAAGCGTGCATTCGCGACTTCGAGCCGCATGCGGCGCTGACGGACGGAGAAGACGGGTTGTCGTTCTATCGAATGCTGGCGGAGGACAGTGCCGCTTTACTGGCGCCTGGCGGAGCCGTGTTCGTGGAGATCGGCAACGGACAGGCGGCCGAGGTGATCCGGTTGATGACGGCAGGCGGGAAGTTTGAGCATTGTCGGACGTGGAAGGACCCGGTGGTGGGGGCGGAGAGAGTGTTGTGGTTCAGAAAAAGCCACGAAGCGACGATGCCACGGAGCCACGAAGGGGAAGAGAGGCAGCAGGCAACCGGCAACAGGCAACCGGCAACAAGCAATAGGCAACAGGAAGAGGGCGCGTAG
- a CDS encoding bifunctional N-acetylglucosamine-1-phosphate uridyltransferase/glucosamine-1-phosphate acetyltransferase yields MSAAIVLAAGRSTRMNSDLPKVLHEICGRPMLQFVLQACRLAGVERLLVVVGYGRDRVKEQFAEDRDLQWIEQREQHGTGHAVQCCRDALTDHEGQVLVIAGDMPLVRRETLAELRGAQAESGDALVLATAELDDPTGYGRIVRDDSGGFLGIVEDKHCSDELRKIREVNISYYCFDSRRMFAALNNVEPNPDTGEIYLTDTVEVLRKNGEHVLASVRAAGEDAQGINSRLDLARVGRVMQDRIQLSFMRAGVTIVDPDNTWIEVGAEIGRDSVIEPFSLIGAGARVGSNCRIGPYAHVRRGERIETGDVRAAEPMGGARRA; encoded by the coding sequence GTGTCGGCGGCAATTGTCCTTGCGGCAGGTCGAAGCACGCGGATGAACAGCGACCTGCCCAAGGTGCTGCACGAGATCTGCGGCCGACCGATGCTGCAGTTCGTGCTTCAGGCCTGCCGGCTCGCCGGCGTCGAGCGCCTTCTTGTCGTCGTCGGGTACGGCAGGGATCGCGTGAAGGAGCAGTTCGCCGAGGATCGCGACCTGCAATGGATCGAGCAGCGCGAGCAGCACGGCACCGGACATGCGGTTCAATGCTGCCGCGATGCGTTGACGGATCACGAGGGCCAGGTGCTCGTGATCGCCGGGGATATGCCGCTGGTCCGTCGGGAGACGCTGGCGGAACTCCGTGGCGCACAGGCGGAATCGGGGGATGCCCTGGTCCTGGCCACAGCAGAGCTTGACGATCCGACCGGTTATGGTCGTATCGTTCGCGACGATTCCGGCGGGTTCCTCGGTATCGTGGAAGACAAGCACTGCTCGGACGAATTGAGGAAAATACGCGAAGTGAACATCAGCTACTACTGCTTTGACAGCCGACGGATGTTCGCTGCGTTGAATAACGTAGAGCCGAATCCGGACACCGGAGAAATCTACCTTACGGATACGGTGGAGGTGCTTCGAAAGAACGGTGAACATGTGTTGGCGTCGGTTCGTGCCGCCGGGGAAGATGCCCAGGGCATCAACTCGCGGCTCGATCTGGCCCGGGTCGGACGGGTCATGCAGGACCGCATCCAGCTTTCCTTCATGCGGGCCGGCGTGACCATTGTCGATCCCGACAACACGTGGATCGAGGTCGGCGCGGAAATTGGCCGCGATTCCGTCATCGAACCGTTCTCCCTGATCGGCGCAGGTGCCAGAGTCGGATCGAACTGCCGGATCGGCCCCTACGCGCACGTTCGCCGCGGAGAGCGGATCGAAACAGGCGACGTGCGGGCGGCAGAGCCAATGGGTGGAGCCAGGCGGGCATGA
- a CDS encoding ribose-phosphate pyrophosphokinase, which produces MSWASQRSSDRDASGVVVFGGSASRTLTEKICAYLGLRPGRATTGRFPDGETIVKIEDDVRGQDCFIVQSTCPPVNDNLMELLIFMDSLRRASAKRITTVIPYYGYARQDRKAEGRTPITAKLVANMLTKAGANRVLTMNLHADQIQGFFDIPLDHLTAAPVIANHFLGRKIPNPVLVSPDVGNIKFGNDFASRLGSDLAVIHKRRVSGDEAIAVSVIGDVKGRNVMMFDDMITTAGTVCSAAKIVRECGAKGVYVGATHGLFVGPALDRLVEANVDEIVVTDTVPVRDEVTRRLKNLTVLSVADLVGEAIRRIHEHRSVSALFC; this is translated from the coding sequence ATGAGTTGGGCAAGCCAACGATCTTCGGACCGTGACGCCTCGGGCGTCGTTGTCTTCGGCGGCTCGGCGAGCCGTACCCTCACGGAGAAGATCTGCGCCTACCTTGGGCTCAGGCCCGGCCGGGCCACGACGGGCCGGTTCCCCGATGGGGAAACGATCGTCAAGATCGAAGACGACGTGCGCGGGCAGGATTGCTTCATCGTTCAATCCACCTGTCCGCCGGTCAACGACAACCTGATGGAACTGCTCATCTTCATGGACTCGCTTCGCCGGGCGAGCGCCAAGCGAATCACCACGGTCATTCCGTACTACGGATACGCCCGGCAGGATCGCAAGGCCGAAGGTCGCACGCCCATCACCGCCAAGCTCGTCGCCAACATGCTCACCAAGGCTGGGGCCAATCGCGTGCTCACCATGAACCTGCACGCCGACCAGATTCAAGGGTTCTTTGACATCCCCTTGGACCACCTGACGGCCGCGCCGGTGATTGCCAACCACTTTCTCGGCCGGAAGATCCCCAATCCGGTGCTCGTCTCGCCCGACGTGGGGAACATCAAGTTCGGCAATGATTTTGCTTCGCGCCTCGGCAGCGATCTCGCGGTGATTCATAAACGGCGCGTCTCGGGCGACGAGGCCATCGCCGTCAGCGTGATCGGTGACGTGAAAGGTCGCAACGTGATGATGTTCGACGACATGATCACCACGGCCGGCACGGTGTGTTCGGCCGCCAAGATCGTTCGCGAGTGCGGTGCGAAGGGCGTCTACGTCGGGGCAACGCATGGTCTGTTCGTCGGTCCCGCACTGGATCGGCTGGTCGAAGCCAACGTCGACGAAATCGTCGTGACGGACACCGTCCCGGTGCGGGATGAGGTCACGCGGCGTTTGAAGAATCTCACGGTATTGTCCGTGGCGGATCTGGTAGGAGAAGCCATCCGGCGTATTCATGAACATCGCTCGGTCAGTGCCTTGTTTTGCTGA
- a CDS encoding 50S ribosomal protein L25 — MEVVHLTARRRENLGTRPSRALREEGLLPAVIYGHNQPPEYVVLNRHDVEVALHHGARTLDLKVDGKAQQYLIKEVQHNHLDSEVIHVDLMRVDVHERVRVNVGVEPRGTPKGVSEGGIFDPVLASIEVECRVTEIPDVLHPLVTNLGLGQSLLVKDLELPPGVKAITDPDAIVAIVRAKGVEEEEVAEEGEAEGETSAEPERITRAKKEEEED, encoded by the coding sequence ATGGAAGTCGTACACCTGACAGCCCGGCGCCGGGAGAATCTCGGAACTCGTCCCTCACGCGCCCTGCGCGAGGAGGGTCTGCTCCCCGCGGTGATCTACGGGCACAACCAACCGCCGGAATACGTGGTTCTCAACCGCCACGACGTCGAAGTCGCTCTGCACCACGGTGCGCGCACGCTGGACTTGAAGGTTGACGGCAAAGCCCAGCAGTACCTGATCAAGGAAGTGCAGCACAATCACCTGGATTCGGAGGTGATCCACGTGGACCTGATGCGCGTCGATGTTCACGAGCGCGTCCGAGTCAACGTTGGCGTTGAGCCGCGCGGCACGCCCAAGGGTGTATCGGAAGGCGGTATCTTCGACCCGGTGCTGGCCAGCATCGAGGTCGAATGTCGTGTGACCGAGATTCCGGACGTTCTCCACCCGCTCGTGACCAACCTCGGATTGGGGCAATCGCTGCTGGTGAAGGACCTCGAGCTTCCGCCGGGTGTCAAGGCCATCACCGATCCGGATGCCATCGTCGCCATTGTCCGAGCCAAGGGCGTCGAAGAGGAGGAGGTTGCTGAGGAGGGTGAAGCGGAAGGCGAGACCTCGGCCGAGCCGGAGCGCATCACGCGTGCGAAGAAGGAGGAGGAAGAAGATTAG